A region of the Candidatus Neomarinimicrobiota bacterium genome:
CGCCGCCGCTTGCTGCGGGAGAGCTTTCGGTTCCCGGCACGGTCGAGGCGAGTGGAAACGAAGTCGTGTTACCCATATTACTGATGGACGGTGATAAGGTTTTCTCCGGTTCGTTCGACGTGCTTTACGACACGGGTGCGCTCGAGCTTACCGAAGTCCGCACAACGCTGGCAACAGAAGGGTTCCTGACCGCTCACCAAACGATAGACGGGGAGGCTGAGCTCTTCCTCGTCGGGAGCGCTGGAGTAGCAGGGGACCACTCCATCATGGAGTTGGTGTTCAGACGCATACCCGGTGGTTCATCCCGGACGGAGATCGTTCTCGCGTCCGCCCGTCTGAATGATAACATTATTTGGACTCTCGGCGACACAACAGTTGTAGACTTTATCACCGGTGTAGACGATGAAAGAGCGGGACTGCCGACGGAGTTCGCCCTGTCGCAGAACCACCCGAACCCGTTCAACCCGGAGACAACTATAAGATATGCCCTGCCGGAAGCGAGCGGAGTATCGCTTATTATTTATAACCTCCGCGGTGAGGAGGTAGCCCGGCTTGTCGATGGAGAGCAGCCGGCTGGACATCATCAGGTAACCTGGAACGCTTCAAATATAGCTTCAGGTATGTACTTCTACCGCCTCCAAGCCGGCGAATTCGTTCAGACGAAGAAGATGGTGCTGTTGAAATAAATTAAATTTCTGAATCTTAATCCGTCGCTAAGATCTGGTATGACCGAGCGGAATCGGGTATACACAGTAAGTTGCTTGAATGGATCGAAATCCCTGAAAAACAGTGCTTAGGTGGAATAAGTATTAAAGTTTTCGGGCGAGCACAACTACACCTTTTTCTGTATAAACTTTTCCTTCGGATGGGGAAGTAGCCTCAAGATAGATAATATAAATTCCTATAGGCAGTTTTCTTCCTCTGTCATCAAGTCCATCCCAAACAATTCTGCCCTCAGAGCCTGCCGTAGCTGAAGTAAGGAGGCGGCGCACTTTCCGTCCTACGGAATCAAATATTATAATATCCATTATGACTGAACGGGAAGGAAGTGTGTAATCTATGTTAAGTTGATCGTCCATTCCGTCTCCATCAGGTGAAAAAG
Encoded here:
- a CDS encoding T9SS type A sorting domain-containing protein, with protein sequence YAYSAATLYDSSSSTTGIHNFLVSAHISDNPGVFYDSDVGSGYSVDNLAPAAPSGLSASITEEDFIQLTWDSPVDADFDYFALYRSVESGFDPSGTEPYKVTIDTNFVDTVVVKGLMYYYRLSAFDFSKNESEFSQEVSAVLAVAGGDIDSNGTVQAFDASLVLRFLTGTLDFTLWQEFEADVSDNDEVTEMDASLILQHVVGAIDLFPSESGPPPPLAAGELSVPGTVEASGNEVVLPILLMDGDKVFSGSFDVLYDTGALELTEVRTTLATEGFLTAHQTIDGEAELFLVGSAGVAGDHSIMELVFRRIPGGSSRTEIVLASARLNDNIIWTLGDTTVVDFITGVDDERAGLPTEFALSQNHPNPFNPETTIRYALPEASGVSLIIYNLRGEEVARLVDGEQPAGHHQVTWNASNIASGMYFYRLQAGEFVQTKKMVLLK